The Salminus brasiliensis chromosome 4, fSalBra1.hap2, whole genome shotgun sequence nucleotide sequence AGAATTGTAAAATGATTGATAATCAGCTGCGGCATTCCTTCTTTCTTTGAGCCTCGTTCTGAATCCTCgttctacctacctacctaccttccACAGGTGTTCTTGCTTGTCTTGATGGCTACATGAACATCGCCGTGGAGCAGACGGAGGAGTATGTAAATGGCCAGCTGAAGAACAAGTATGGAGATGCGTTTCTGAGGGGAAACAATGGTAGGTAGCCCCCCAAAAAACCCTCATTAATGTCTGCATGTGTATTCACGAAGACCTACAGCTAAAATTGTGCCAAGGCAATCGTATAGCCTTTTATTAATGTGTAAAGtgtaatatgtaatgtaatgtgtaattaacTAGTAAAGGCAGATATGAGCTCTGTACCGTTGTAGCTGTACTTCTCCAGCCATTGCCCTCCATTCACATGTAAATGTCGTGTCCTTATGGTCATTAGATGTGAGTAAGATGGTAAAATACAGTACTTGACAAATTGGGAGTACTCCtgaaaggtttaaaaaaaacaaccagtttaGCTTATCTCtagcattttatacattttgaccTAAATCCCGAACTCTGCAGTCCTTCACTAGGCCGTTTAAAGCGTCTGTCTTAGGTTTTGGTCAAGGAAGAAAGCATAGGAAGAGCACATTCACCTAGGTAGGGTCTCTAGTCCTATACACTATATCCTAAAAATTGTGGACACGCCtttcaatgaatgcattcagctactttaaaatgcacccattgctgacactaacgcacaaatacacacacacagcttgtgtaattcCTGTAGAAGCAGAGGTAttcccaatagaataggagtctggagcagataaacacgatgaacctattggcaccatgctgcctaatgccaggcatgggctagaggggtataaagccccccagcattcagctatggagcagtggaagtactgtgttctctggaatgatgtgtATGATATacctacattatatatatttaaaatattttatagtgCTTTCCAAATTGAAGCACTCCACCAGATTCAAACCAGATGTCAAACAATGTAGTGTAAAGAATCATGGCCAAGTACATGGCTCATTGTGCTGTAATATGTGAAGTGGCCATGAACTGCATATTTTCCTCCAATAGACCAGGTCCTGCATAAATAGCTTAGTAATTACCTGATGAGTCGAATCAGATGTGTTAAAGCATAGAAAGTCACTGATGGCTGAACTTACGGCAGCTGGGTTAAATGAGAATATCTGGCCGTAATTGCAACAAAACCAGCAGTACAGCAGCGGATCTGTATTACTGCCTATAATGAGAGGCTTGCTGAAGGAAACAGCCCAGGTACTACACTGATGGAGCATTGTAGTGATGGAGCAGAAACGATGATGGGCTATGACAAAGAATAAAGTGCTCCCTTAATTAACGATCCAACGATCCATTAACGCTCCATACTCTCAGTGGAGGCCTTTTTGGTAGTTTGAAGTTCTCTGATGTTTATAATAGTAACAAACGGACAGATGCTTGATAGCAAGCAGTCAGAATCCGTTGTGTAAAAATCATTGATTATTAGGACCAATGTCCCAAAACAGGTTTTATACCACCCTGATCTGATCtggagtctcttaatgctgattTTCAGCCACTATAGATCCAATCTAATCCGATTCGAGTATTTCCATAAATATTACACAACTTCGGTCAGATGTGCTAATGAACAAcagtaaacagctgtaaaatcacttttagtatcagtttctataatcagactaaaGTCTAATCTCATCTACTTTGTTTGGAGAAGCTTTTTAAACGACTGTTTAAaaactctatagtgtttaatatcgtacagtccagtctgactgacctccctgaccattcagctcccagttcctttacagctctgcagtctgatcacttggtgtgtgtgcattagctttagcataaGCTTTAGCCTCCTCCTTGGTGCTGGTTTAGAGCTGGTTTGGAACCGAAGACAGGAGTGTGGTTCTCTCTGGTAGAACAGAACCACCAtactttccattccaccttaaataacgcAGCAGTTAcactctgctgttgaaatgtacacactgtAACTGCGGCACTGTTTAAgatggaatggagagttagcattaggACCAACTTGAGCTTTTGTTTGGGCTGCTTACTGGTTACTGGTAACGTCACCACACTTACCAGTTCAATTAAAGCCCtgttttattttcctcactgaaataATGTCACAGATGAACTCTGTCTGGCAGTTCATCACTGCAGCTGAAGATCATGCCAATAAATAACGCCTAGATGGCGTTCTGCTTCAGCAAACCAAAGAATCGGAAGTGGGTTGAGGCCTTAAAAGCCGATACTCCATCCATTATGAATGCCTGGGCCGGCTGCAGTCACTGGATTGAATCAGGAACGTCTCGCTAATTGCTTATAATAATGAACTTTGGGCTAATGCATGCTTGTACTCCgggaatttattattatttattattatttaatacatttattttgtagATGTTCACATTTctaattataaattaataaaagttaTAATGAATAACGCTCAAACAGCTAATTCAGGCCTTATGAAACAAAGAGCAAGGCCTTATTATGACCACCTGATTTGTTTTCCTTAAAACAAAGTGTTACCCTTATGTCTTCAGCATCCGTCTCCTCTAACGTCTCGTCTAATGTGTTTTCTGCTCTGTTCTCTAGTGTTATACATCAGCACCCAGAAGAGGAAGATGTGAAGGAGCTTCTGAACTGGGATGGTTATTGTTTGCTGTTGGTGTGTTATGTTAATTTACTGCTAAAACACTGAAGTTTTTGTTTCTCAGTGACCTTTTGTAAAAtttgtattagtattattacgCATACGCGATGCAATAAATTCATTTTTCCCCTATTTGACCTTTGATGTGTTTGAAGACAATCTGATTATTGATTTTCACATTTACATGTAATACATAAATGGGCTTTAACTGCTACAGATGGTTGTTTACAGCTTACGGTAAACATCTGGTTAAATGTAGCGGTGGGGCTGTGGTAACACAGTGGTTAGTACACCGGGTTGTGTACCTTGGCTTGACAAGCTGGCACTgtatggctgcccactgctccgggcacgtgtgatcacttgtgtgtatgtgtgtgttccccATGGGttatgggttaaaggcagaggccgtATTCCATCTTTTCTTCTACCGTCTTTGAAGTGTGGATTGTGTGGTTGCAGCATTGTCAAGAACAGTGAATTTAGTGAGCCAGGGGCAGGTGAGGGGAAATAGGATTCAGAATATGGCCAGCAAGCCAGTGTGACCTCTATTTAAGTAGTAATGTAGAATGTGCAGTTATATACAAAAGCTAATGTGCGGTTCTAAGcaaaaattttaataaataaatatccaaGATATGTTTGGTATTTTATGTTTGCTACTTTGGTTGTGTACTTGTTGTGTACAAGACTAGTGTTGCTTACAAGAGCCGTCTGTCACCCGGCTACCTTTTCATGAAGATATGATTCTATTATATTaagtccaaaaaaaacaaaatacagaatTTTCCGACACCAAAAGGCTTGTAAAATTAACTACGCTTGGAGTGGTGTTGAAGTGACATTCCTTTAATGTTTGCAACGGACTCAGGATGACCTTTATgtcaattatttacatttaaagggGCCATTCcgaaaaaatatgtatatatattttttttgagagagggggggtggtgggggcggGCAGTAtataaaatgtacagaaatggCTTTTTGCACTTATGGCTGTGATGTCAGAACCATGAATGCCTTTACATGTGGCTGAGCTGTTTCTGGCTTCTGGAGAGCAAACGGATCTCTGCAGCTTTTTTCCCCAGGCTGAAGTTAATTTTATTCCTCCAAGGATTTCAATCCCAACCAATGATGAACcaatttaacatttacatatCTTACTGATACAGTAACAAAAATGCTAATGGTTAAATAGGTTAACACATGGTCATGTCAACATTAAtcatgcttatttatttattatttatttattttgacctAACCTAAATTAGTCCTGAATATTGCTGAACCAATAGAatcgctccaaaatgacttaaattatttaattgagTTTAAGCTGTCATTTactgtataaatattaattatataagcTTATTTACCACCGTTACTTCAcctcagattttcattttagagGGTCTGGTTCACGGCACCACGGCACCTCACACGAATTATTCCCTGGTAGTGCTACTGTCCTCTCGATGTGTCCTCTCAGAGCGATGTGCCCGGTCCTCTTTGCTTCCTTAGGTATGGCTTTGAGGCTTTAAGTCTTACTGGTTAAAAATACCTTCTCTTCtactgtgtgtttagctccagttcaTTTCCAGGGGTGTCCAGGGGACGATGGAGAAAGGATGGTAAAATTCTGACTGCTAGCGCTAGCTTTAAGCATAGCACAGGCACGGGCATAGGAAAAGCTGTAAGGCCTGGTTCCTGTAGCAAAATAACGTTCTACCCGCAATGTTTTCACGATTTTCCAACAATAACCATCAATGATGTTCAGCACACCATTCAGGCTTCAACGTCAGTTCCCGGGAGTAAGCGTGAGAAGGGCTCCAGGACATCCAGATCATCCAGAGGTtttacaaagatgcagatgtttTTCCTTTTACATGGCAGTTTGTTTGAAGGTTTGAAGTCAGAGAtgagcaataaaataaataattaaatatgaaatattaataaaatagttTTTCTTAAATCTTTCATTAGAAAATAAGCTTGTAAATCGGCTATTTTTTCATGCCGGTAATAAATTTCATTCAAACAAAGTAATTCAACCcgattgccttttttttttagtgtaaataaagacatgaaACGCAGTACAGTGGCTGCATTTGCCTTTTAAATTAGAATAATCAAAGAGTAGTTTTACAGATTTCAGTGTCTGTCGTCTTTAATCAAGaggacatttttattaaaagatGAATGAACTCTACTCGCCTGACTCTCTCAGCTCATCGCTTCTATTGGATGGTCCACTGTAGATGCTGAGTTGATGCTGAGTTTTCTCTTTCCCACGGCCGTCACATATCCCTACGTATCTTTGTAGGCCACTGAGCCGCTCCTCAGGATCCTCTGGAAACCTATGAAAGCTAGCACACAGCAATGTAGAGACGTCTTCCTCTCATGACGCTGATATATCAAacaaaggggcagtggtggctcagcggttagagcgccattctatcgataacagggttgtgggttcgattcccgggctcagcaagctgccactgttgggcccttgagcaaggccccgtTACCCTCTCTGCaccccaggtgctggagttggctgcccaccgctctgtgtgtgtgtgtgtgtgtgtgtgtgtgtgtgtgtgtgtgtgtgtgtgttcactaccatagatgggttaaatgcagaggacacatttcgctgtatgtAGTACAgagacaaatacatgcacctttacctttaatcgTTTTCCCTTTATCTTAAAAACATTCACGATCGCAGCTACTGGATACAGCCGGAAACTGAGATGCATACCAACCATAACCGGAAATGAAGGAAATTAAGAGACGCCGTCTTGTGCACAGAGTGAATTCGCTGGAGgggatgagctgctctctagtatcaacaacaccatattctgtGTCACGATCAATACTGCTGTGTTTGATTAGGGCATTCACTAGTGGGCGGGGCTTGGAGTGTGTAAATATTTAAGGACTCCAGACTCCTTGTCCGGCTCTGtgctggttctgctggaggttcttttGAATGAAGAGACGGCCGTGTTTGAgcgtttgaggttcatggttagTCTCTCCAGGTACTTCCaggaactctcattattctgctACGGCAAGAGGTCGACAGGTTTTCCTTCTAGGGCACCTTCAAGTAGGCTATTATGCTCAAAGCACTCAAACATTATACTACCCTACAGGTGAAAACGCACAGCTAGGAACACATTACGGCACAGTTTCAGCACAGAATTGAATTGACCTCCCTCTTATTTACAGACATAtagactgccaatagaataagactgtGTCTtatgtctggagcagataaacgtgaacctagccagacgtgggctagagggactAGAGCAgtgcagaactgtgttctcaggaataaTGGTtagtgctccatctaatactttgaggggtggtgatcatccaacatcctgacttcactaaatgcaatcaaatcctcacagcagtcctgctccaaaatcaaatagaaagccttcttccctgaacagtactgagtcagttactccaacaaaagcaggaaaatctgttttaatgcccttgatttcagacgaaacaaggaaagagcaggtgtcccaatacttttgtcaacagaGTGTACCATCTTTAGCATGGTTTGGGCCTTAGAAAAGTATTTGATATTTTTCTTTCTATGTTTCTGGAGCTTATTTCATCATGCGTCCCCTCTCTATGCCCTGACTTCTAGGTTACACTGTGATTTAATTACTGCATGTTATTTTCCACTGCTTTTCATCCGGAGGTAGCCGGTACGCGCAGGCCGAAACCGCTCTAGCCTTGCGATGGCGCTCAGTCCGCGCAAGGTTCTGACACCTCTCGCCTTCTTAAGTGCGTCCAGTAATTTAGCAAATGAGCCCGAGCGCTGCGTCAGTTCATTAGGCTAAGATAAGGAAACCCAATAAACATATGATTCATTAGGCTCCTAATGAGCTGTTTTGGATGCTCAGGGTTTTCTCAGCGTGGAGGGATTTGCTAGGGACCCTTGTTTCTTCTCCTCCAGCCTGTGGCTGCATGCATGTGCTCTCTGGCCCCGAAACGGAGACAAAAGCCTGCCAAGGTCAGACCCGAATGCAGGATGAAGGACAGTGTATTGATTAAACTCGGTCTGtaacgggagagagagagagcgacagcgagagagagagagagagagcgccagaGAGCTTTCAGGATCGTTATGGCGACCGTGGCAAATGTTGTTCCTACTGTAATCAAAgaccagaccccccccccacccgaccctccccctccccccaaccccTCACAACCACCTCCACTACACACTCTCTTCTCCCCTCCACCTCCCTCCTCACTTTGCTTCCCTGTGCTGGAAGCCTAATTAGCACTGTTTGCAGTAATGGCCCAATGGCTAAATGGACACCATCTTATTAGGGCCGCTCTAATGACCCTGTGGCGCGCCCTGCGGTGCCTGCGGTGCCTTAGGTGGCCGTCTCAGGTATGATCTGTTGTGCTCATGCATACATATCCTTCCCTTTCATTTCCATGAGCCGTTAATTGCACGCTAAAGCTACAGGACTATGCGCCCTGGCTTTGTAGAATCAGCTACTGTTGGTTTTTGTGAACGCTGTGGCGCTTCAGGTGTGAAAGGATGTGAACTGCTTGTACTGTAATGCTCCAGTGCGGGAACAGCCAGCTGAGCGTGTTGGCGATGCAGAGTGCATGCAAGAACGGTGGTTCAAGTTCAAGGtctgcagctccaccagcagGTAAGAGCTTGCTATTGCACTTCTTTGTGTGACCAGGGGTTGACCCAGATGACCCCACTGCAGTGGAAAGGGTATTGTATAAACATTAACCCTGTTTCTGGCGCAGCTAGTATTCAGCGGAACAAAGGAGCTTTGATACTTGCCCCATATAGCATACGGGCGTTTGCATGGTTGGGAAAGGCAGTGGACAGCCTGAGGAAAAATTGGAGATGTTCAAAGGCTGATGTTAAGTTCTAGATATATCTCCTGATCCCAACGTTCCTTCGTTGAGTTTAAAATAACTGTGTTTGTCCCCACTTTGCTGCAGGAACAGCCTCTTTGATGGCCTTCGGCAATCACAAGAACATGAgttacattatatgtccaaatgtttgtggacaccccttctaatgtgaATGCAACcagctaatttaagttgcacatgttgctgacacagatgtgcagcttgtctagcccctgtagagaagttctgccaatagaataggactctctggagtagatgaacatgaacctgttggcaccatgcctattaatgccagacatgggctagaggggtagaaagcccctGAGCATTGAGCGGTGCTATCTGGTATGATGGtcagtgctccatccagtacttttgggatgtgttggggtgGTGAAAATTCAACTAACCCTCTTCttactgaatgccatcaaatccttacagcaatgctcctctaaaatctagtagaaagaaacaataaataaacaggtgtcccaatacttttgtcctattTTAAGCATCAGCCTTTAGGTAAATATTAccttaataatataaaaaaaaaaaacacacattcaggTGTGTCCACATTTTGACTGGTACTGACCCCGGcattaaactgtggagcagtggaagaactgtgtcctctagAACGATGATTGGTGCTCCCTCCACCACTTTTGGTCAGGGGTGAATTAGGATGGCgctcatccagcatcctgagctcactaaggCTCTGGTcgtcaaatgcaatcaaatcctcacagcaatgctcctcctcttttttttaacacccttgactTCAAAAgtagcaatgaatgagcaggcgtcccaatacttttgtccacacagtgaaTGTCAGATAGGCCTACAGATTTTAGACGGTAAGTTCTAGATTAAGTATTGGAAGGAGCTCCATCAcccccagagaacacagttccacagctccactgctccacagctcaatgctggggtgcttcATACCCCTTCTGGTAGATCATACGAGCTGAGGGTACACGGTTAAACACCAGGAATGCTCCTCGAAGAACGTCAGTAATTAAAACGAGTCTACATATCTGGTCCTGTAATGTCCTTCAGAGCGTTGTAATTAAGTGATATGACCACGCAATCCCCATCAGAAACCCGATGGCATGGAATTAAGGGGTTTTAGGGGGATTTCCCGGCTACCTTCATGCAAAAGGATGGCCAGGCCCTCTCTTAGAAAGCAGTGCACGCCCAGTCTGCAAGACCATGAGCCTGTCCCTCCGAGAAGGAATAAAATATTCCTCTCCAAGATCCTCCGCATCAACAGAGCTCGCTTCTATTTACATAGCAAAGCCAGcagaaggagtgtgtgtgtgtgtatgcatgtgtgtgtgtgtatgtgcatgcgtCACCATACAGGGTAAAGCCCTGGATTGCCCTGTTTGTGAACTTGAACCAGCGTGACC carries:
- the lsm6 gene encoding U6 snRNA-associated Sm-like protein LSm6; this encodes MSLRKQTPSDFLKQIIGRPVVVKLNSGVDYRGVLACLDGYMNIAVEQTEEYVNGQLKNKYGDAFLRGNNVLYISTQKRKM